In Marivirga salinae, a single window of DNA contains:
- a CDS encoding SiaB family protein kinase, which translates to MLDTLNRFKNLKESEELLLAYQGMITDSLTNNLIALAENKLAMVEYNSRIKKKVFNILVEVLQNIYHNQEEMKNSTESFQEIMIMVVKNMSTYEVISGNFIKQKNTDHLKKRIEEINQLTNDELRAKYRSKLDEGVFSETGRAGLGIMDMVRKSGQPLQFGFKPINDEYAYFSLQVNIKH; encoded by the coding sequence ATGTTAGATACCTTAAATAGATTTAAAAATCTTAAAGAAAGCGAAGAATTATTGTTGGCCTATCAGGGTATGATAACTGATAGCTTAACCAATAATTTAATTGCCTTAGCTGAGAATAAATTAGCAATGGTTGAATATAATTCGCGTATAAAAAAGAAGGTTTTTAATATTTTGGTAGAGGTGCTACAAAATATTTATCATAATCAAGAAGAAATGAAGAATTCAACAGAATCATTTCAGGAAATAATGATTATGGTAGTGAAAAATATGTCTACTTATGAAGTTATTTCAGGTAACTTTATAAAACAAAAAAACACAGACCACCTTAAAAAACGTATTGAAGAAATCAACCAACTTACGAATGATGAACTTAGAGCTAAGTATAGAAGTAAGTTAGATGAGGGGGTTTTTTCTGAAACAGGAAGAGCTGGCCTTGGAATAATGGATATGGTTAGGAAATCCGGGCAACCATTACAATTCGGATTTAAACCCATAAATGATGAATATGCTTATTTCAGTTTGCAAGTGAATATAAAACATTAA
- a CDS encoding peptide MFS transporter, which produces MNSEKTFFGHPRGLATLFFTEFWERFSYYGMRALLVLFMVASIETGGLGLDDKSATAIYGLYTMFVYLLALPGGWLADRFFGLQKAVWYGGIIIACGHFAMAIPTQEFFFIGLILIVIGTGLLKPNISSIVGGLYKDNEPARRDAGFSIFYMGINLGAVIAPLITGYLGESINWHFGFAAAGFGMLLGVIQYRASSKQLGSIGAEPEGFDPSNEKQITFRKRVKLGIFAFLGALILLVLLTTLGYININVVSVANVASYVVAATLVLFFVTIFVFGGLNKEEKKKIWAIAILLLFSAVFWSGFEQAGSSLNLFAERYTDRMIGGWEMPASFLQSVNPMFIIILSPVFGWLWIQLAKRNLNPSIPLKFAFGLIFLGLGFATMILAAYLLMSNETVLPTWLLITYFLHTTGELFLSPVGLSAVTKLAPKRLVGQMMGAWFMSVAFGNLIAGLVAGQFDQNAIAEDPSLLPDIFQFITIFIVGAGILALIFTPLIRKLTGNVH; this is translated from the coding sequence AATTTTGGGAGCGCTTTAGTTACTATGGAATGCGAGCCCTTTTGGTTCTATTCATGGTTGCATCCATTGAAACAGGTGGTTTAGGGTTAGATGATAAATCTGCAACAGCAATTTATGGTTTATATACTATGTTTGTTTATTTACTGGCCTTACCAGGAGGCTGGTTAGCAGATCGGTTTTTTGGATTGCAAAAAGCTGTTTGGTATGGTGGTATCATCATCGCTTGCGGGCATTTTGCAATGGCAATCCCAACACAGGAATTCTTTTTTATTGGTTTAATATTAATAGTCATTGGTACTGGTTTATTAAAACCCAATATTAGTAGTATAGTAGGAGGACTTTATAAAGATAACGAACCGGCCAGACGTGATGCCGGTTTTTCTATTTTTTATATGGGGATTAATTTGGGTGCTGTAATTGCTCCATTAATAACAGGTTATTTAGGGGAAAGTATTAATTGGCATTTTGGTTTTGCAGCGGCTGGATTCGGAATGCTTTTGGGAGTGATTCAATACAGAGCATCTTCAAAACAATTGGGTTCTATAGGTGCTGAGCCTGAAGGATTTGACCCATCTAATGAAAAGCAAATAACGTTCAGAAAGAGAGTGAAATTAGGAATATTTGCATTTTTAGGTGCATTAATATTACTTGTTTTATTAACTACATTAGGATATATCAATATTAATGTTGTAAGTGTAGCAAATGTAGCATCATATGTAGTTGCTGCTACTTTGGTGTTGTTTTTCGTTACAATTTTTGTATTTGGTGGATTAAATAAAGAGGAAAAGAAAAAGATATGGGCTATTGCAATTTTATTGCTTTTTTCAGCTGTATTTTGGTCAGGATTTGAACAAGCCGGATCATCTTTAAATTTATTTGCAGAAAGATATACAGACCGTATGATCGGAGGATGGGAAATGCCAGCTTCTTTTCTTCAAAGTGTTAATCCAATGTTCATTATCATATTATCACCTGTTTTTGGATGGCTTTGGATTCAACTAGCGAAAAGAAATCTTAATCCAAGCATTCCATTGAAATTTGCGTTCGGACTTATTTTCTTGGGTTTAGGATTTGCTACAATGATTTTAGCAGCTTATTTATTAATGTCTAATGAAACTGTTTTACCAACGTGGTTATTAATAACCTATTTCTTGCATACAACTGGTGAGTTATTTTTAAGTCCTGTTGGCTTAAGTGCTGTTACAAAATTAGCCCCAAAGCGATTAGTTGGACAAATGATGGGAGCATGGTTTATGTCTGTAGCTTTTGGTAATTTGATTGCAGGATTAGTTGCTGGTCAGTTTGATCAAAATGCTATTGCAGAGGATCCAAGTTTGTTGCCTGATATTTTCCAATTCATTACTATATTTATTGTTGGCGCAGGTATCTTAGCATTAATATTTACGCCATTAATTAGAAAATTGACAGGGAACGTACATTGA
- a CDS encoding DUF1987 domain-containing protein → MDAYYLEATPKTPKLDFNPDADTFLISGRSIPENSIEFYKPLLDWLDKYVHNPLESTIFEIKLEYFNTSSSKCLVEIFRKLEKIHDSGNKVTIEWYFDEEDEDMEESGEDFKEIIKIPFKMKEIKED, encoded by the coding sequence ATGGATGCTTATTACTTAGAGGCGACACCTAAGACACCTAAACTTGATTTTAATCCGGATGCAGATACCTTTTTGATATCCGGAAGATCAATCCCGGAGAATTCTATCGAGTTTTATAAGCCATTGCTCGATTGGTTAGATAAATATGTTCATAATCCTTTAGAATCTACTATTTTTGAAATTAAATTAGAGTACTTTAATACGAGCTCTTCAAAATGTTTAGTCGAAATTTTCAGAAAGCTTGAAAAAATTCATGATAGCGGAAATAAGGTGACCATTGAATGGTACTTTGATGAAGAAGACGAAGATATGGAAGAGTCAGGCGAGGATTTTAAAGAAATAATTAAAATCCCATTTAAAATGAAAGAAATTAAAGAGGATTAA
- a CDS encoding PorP/SprF family type IX secretion system membrane protein, with protein sequence MNIDQIKNLHRILIVSLVCCFSFFGNQSKAQDFQFSQYHESPLYLNPAFTGLGKMHRVTLNSRIQWPSLPKAYVTNALAYDYNLDYLSSGFGLMLTRDVAGSGNLGNTNASFLYSYRVALGKKLVLSTGMQFAYNFTGLNQNGLTLGDQLLDNRGVSFDNELSNIQNIQYFDFSGGMLLYSQQLWGGFAVHHLTQPEMSLIGDSNPLNMKISIHGGIRIPLYRGPKKMDNISSIAPSFVYKKQGINDQLDIGFNWHYDPISAGLWYRGVPFKRTDPNAGLYDRDALIFKFGLIFPDFQAGYSYDFTISEFGGASGGAHEISIIFDFEAKIRKKRKKEFIPCPTF encoded by the coding sequence ATGAATATAGATCAAATAAAAAATTTACATAGAATATTAATTGTTAGTTTAGTTTGCTGTTTTTCTTTTTTTGGAAATCAAAGCAAAGCACAAGACTTTCAATTTTCTCAGTACCATGAATCTCCATTGTACCTTAATCCTGCTTTTACGGGTTTAGGAAAAATGCATAGAGTAACACTTAATTCAAGAATTCAGTGGCCAAGTTTACCTAAAGCTTATGTAACCAATGCCTTAGCGTATGATTACAACCTTGACTACCTAAGCAGTGGATTCGGTTTAATGTTAACTAGAGATGTGGCAGGTTCTGGTAATTTAGGTAATACAAACGCAAGCTTTTTATATTCCTATAGAGTTGCATTAGGTAAAAAATTGGTGTTGAGTACAGGTATGCAATTTGCCTATAATTTCACAGGATTAAACCAAAATGGACTTACTTTAGGTGATCAATTATTAGACAATCGAGGAGTTTCATTTGATAATGAATTATCTAACATTCAAAATATTCAGTATTTTGATTTCTCAGGTGGCATGTTGCTGTACAGCCAACAGCTTTGGGGAGGTTTTGCTGTTCATCATTTAACACAACCAGAAATGTCGCTAATTGGTGATTCAAACCCATTGAACATGAAAATTAGCATCCATGGAGGAATAAGAATCCCATTATATAGGGGTCCTAAAAAAATGGATAATATTTCTAGTATTGCCCCTTCCTTTGTTTACAAAAAGCAAGGCATTAACGATCAATTAGATATCGGTTTCAATTGGCATTATGATCCTATTTCAGCAGGTTTATGGTATAGAGGTGTTCCATTTAAAAGAACTGACCCAAATGCGGGTTTATATGATAGAGATGCCTTAATTTTTAAATTCGGTCTGATTTTCCCTGATTTTCAAGCCGGATATAGCTATGATTTCACAATTTCGGAATTTGGAGGAGCATCAGGTGGTGCACACGAAATATCAATAATTTTTGATTTTGAGGCTAAAATCAGAAAGAAAAGAAAGAAAGAATTTATTCCCTGCCCTACCTTCTAA